Proteins encoded within one genomic window of Bemisia tabaci chromosome 2, PGI_BMITA_v3:
- the LOC109040891 gene encoding dehydrodolichyl diphosphate synthase complex subunit Nus1 — protein MINGFKWSPKIKVSVLTKEDSKSFFVDTVVRLCSTTCDISLINESIIDECIKSSLLTSEPDLAIVCGNTSSSFGFQPWLTRVTEFLMLPTHHNIRIKDFNKILCQYGAVEQRFGK, from the exons ATGATCAATG GATTTAAGTGGTctccaaaaataaaagtaagCGTTCTTACTAAAGAAGACTCTAAAAGTTTTTTCGTCGATACCGTTGTGAGGCTGTGCTCTACCACTTGTGATATTAGTCTTATCAATGAATCAATTATCGATGAATGTATCAAAAGTAGCCTTTTGACCTCAGAACCGGACCTAGCAATAGTTTGTGGAAACACCAGTAGTTCATTTGGTTTCCAACCATGGCTCACCAGAGTTACAGAATTCTT AATGCTTCCAACGCACCACAATATACGCATTAAGGATTTTAACAAGATATTGTGTCAATATGGAGCTGTTGAACAAAGATTTGGGAAATGA